A window of the Myxococcus virescens genome harbors these coding sequences:
- a CDS encoding LVIVD repeat-containing protein, whose translation MRAPILLLQRLHLMSVRAARPLLAIVCAVSLSACSSPEPTPPEPTPPAYNGPWAVLPELGEWVDPGAFESCPAQTSQAACNAPETLVMPDCDFGSLAGLERQGAIYRAEIRYETQVQPGTVQVLPANGGFQFDASGQPTSVMGRKPHTATMNGERFFISSGPTSQTSLQDRYTFIGCHAQGPRSLTGCVLWCRGSTLRHSGSFRAERMTWREGEPESANLQLLSEMPVGLDTPVDVYVTHGHAYVVAIDRRGFGGGLAVFNVSNPSIPVQQTVIRFGHSDYWNAVWARDNALYVGSASSGLLVFDLADPRLPAFVRNHPSGGGPVDVHTLFVDGNRLYAMSPSHKQTIIFDITQPLEPQLLTRFTYPRSAGYPHDAFAYEGRLYINHLDDGFLIAGLDGETPELLGRYTYPHAFSHANAVGTFNGRTVAFEGGETMGSHIRVLDVTDPANIVKIGEYRLRGLTSVHNMLLVGTRLYVAYYHEGVRVLDVSNPSQPREIAHYNTFRESDPNRTDKLTDGAIGIRVPGDGRIYVVDTSRGLLIFNEP comes from the coding sequence ATGCGGGCGCCCATTCTCCTCCTCCAGAGGCTGCACCTCATGTCTGTTCGTGCCGCGCGCCCGCTGCTGGCGATCGTTTGCGCCGTTTCGTTGTCCGCCTGCTCTTCGCCGGAGCCCACGCCGCCGGAGCCCACGCCACCGGCCTATAACGGCCCCTGGGCGGTGCTTCCGGAGCTGGGGGAATGGGTGGACCCCGGGGCCTTCGAGTCTTGCCCCGCGCAGACGTCCCAGGCGGCGTGCAACGCGCCGGAGACACTGGTGATGCCTGACTGTGACTTCGGCTCGCTCGCGGGCCTGGAGCGGCAGGGCGCCATCTACCGCGCGGAAATCCGGTACGAGACCCAGGTGCAGCCCGGCACCGTACAAGTCCTCCCGGCGAACGGGGGTTTCCAGTTCGATGCCTCGGGCCAGCCCACGTCCGTCATGGGGCGAAAGCCCCATACAGCCACCATGAATGGCGAGCGGTTCTTCATCTCCTCCGGCCCCACGAGCCAAACCAGTCTCCAGGACCGCTACACGTTCATCGGCTGTCACGCCCAGGGGCCCCGGAGCCTCACCGGCTGCGTTCTCTGGTGCCGAGGCAGCACCCTGCGCCATAGCGGTAGCTTCCGCGCCGAGCGCATGACGTGGCGAGAGGGCGAGCCCGAGTCCGCCAACCTTCAGCTCCTGTCCGAAATGCCCGTGGGCCTGGACACGCCTGTGGACGTGTATGTCACCCATGGCCACGCCTATGTCGTGGCCATCGACCGACGAGGCTTCGGCGGCGGCCTCGCCGTCTTCAACGTGAGCAATCCCTCCATTCCCGTCCAGCAGACGGTCATCCGATTCGGCCATAGCGACTACTGGAATGCCGTGTGGGCTCGAGACAATGCGCTCTACGTCGGCAGCGCTAGTTCCGGCCTGCTCGTGTTCGACCTGGCCGACCCGCGGTTGCCCGCCTTCGTGCGCAACCACCCCAGCGGTGGCGGCCCCGTCGACGTGCACACCCTCTTCGTGGATGGAAACCGGCTCTATGCCATGTCGCCATCCCACAAGCAGACGATCATCTTCGACATCACCCAACCGCTGGAGCCCCAGCTCCTCACCCGCTTCACGTATCCCAGAAGTGCGGGCTATCCGCATGACGCCTTCGCGTATGAGGGGCGCCTCTACATCAACCACCTCGACGATGGCTTCCTCATCGCAGGGCTGGACGGCGAGACACCGGAGTTGCTCGGCCGCTACACCTATCCCCATGCCTTCAGCCACGCCAACGCGGTGGGGACCTTCAATGGCCGCACCGTGGCCTTCGAGGGCGGCGAGACGATGGGCTCCCATATCCGCGTGCTGGATGTCACCGACCCGGCGAACATCGTGAAGATTGGTGAATACCGCCTGCGGGGCCTCACCTCCGTCCACAACATGCTGCTCGTGGGCACGCGGCTGTACGTCGCGTACTACCATGAGGGCGTGCGCGTCCTGGACGTGTCCAATCCCTCGCAGCCTCGCGAAATCGCGCACTACAACACCTTCCGCGAGTCAGACCCGAACCGGACAGACAAGCTGACCGACGGCGCCATCGGCATCCGCGTGCCCGGAGACGGACGCATCTACGTGGTGGACACGTCGCGCGGGCTGCTCATCTTCAACGAGCCGTAG
- a CDS encoding LVIVD repeat-containing protein has protein sequence MTSPLRPGWALLSALTLLLSATTGCDDDPPPPVPDAGQQPTDAGTDAGPEAPWDGGYTVLDDPGDWMDRGAFSACRFTVENPSLEACADPANFDMSSCNADQLAAVEQHGIYVGDGRSERRLADGGTSVTPGTAAFQLFADGGPDKVLGIPVTTRKTTGGTFFLSGRQSNPYTGERVVSLAGCETPRPDVITGCYVRCTETPRSSTRSMGTFEAERAERRGEAESSGGMRLVAESFVDLGVPVDVYVTHGHAYVVSINQAGRFGGLTVFDVSDPAHPFFKTSISLPGDSYWNGVWAKGDALYVASADTGVSVFDISNPGSPEFILSLPGNGNTNVHTVLVDGDRLYASDVTDFVGSTRVYDISTPLAPVLRQVITLSESSSLGGPHDFFAYEGRLYLSNAYGGYSVVDVTDLENVRHLGQYTYPGFGGFAHHSAVGTFAGRTIAFEGGEFPGSHLRVLDVTDPANIVKIGEHRMRYSTSIHNMILKGERLYVAWYHEGVRVLDVANPTQPRQVAHFNTFRETDPHRMGGAFEGAIGIRLPGDGYVYVVDTSRGLLIFNEP, from the coding sequence ATGACGTCCCCGCTTCGCCCAGGCTGGGCCCTGCTGTCCGCCCTGACCCTGCTGCTGTCCGCCACCACCGGCTGTGATGACGACCCGCCTCCGCCCGTTCCCGACGCGGGGCAGCAGCCCACGGACGCCGGGACGGACGCGGGGCCCGAGGCGCCCTGGGATGGGGGCTACACCGTGCTGGACGACCCGGGTGACTGGATGGACCGGGGAGCGTTCTCCGCGTGCCGGTTCACCGTGGAGAACCCCAGCCTCGAGGCCTGCGCGGATCCGGCGAACTTCGACATGTCGTCCTGCAACGCGGACCAGCTCGCCGCGGTGGAGCAACACGGCATCTATGTGGGCGACGGGCGGTCGGAAAGGCGGCTCGCGGATGGGGGCACGTCCGTCACGCCGGGCACCGCCGCCTTCCAGCTCTTCGCGGATGGGGGACCCGACAAGGTGTTGGGCATTCCCGTCACCACGCGGAAGACGACCGGCGGCACCTTCTTCCTCTCCGGCAGACAGTCGAACCCCTACACCGGAGAGCGCGTCGTCTCGTTGGCGGGCTGTGAGACGCCCAGGCCCGACGTCATCACCGGCTGCTATGTCCGTTGCACGGAGACGCCCCGGTCCTCCACCCGGAGCATGGGCACCTTCGAGGCCGAGCGGGCGGAGCGGCGCGGCGAAGCGGAGTCGTCCGGCGGGATGCGGCTCGTCGCCGAGTCCTTCGTGGACCTGGGCGTACCGGTGGATGTCTACGTCACCCACGGCCACGCCTATGTGGTGTCCATAAACCAGGCCGGCCGCTTCGGCGGGCTCACCGTCTTCGACGTGAGCGACCCGGCGCATCCCTTCTTCAAGACCTCCATCAGCCTGCCGGGCGACTCGTATTGGAACGGCGTGTGGGCGAAGGGCGACGCGCTGTATGTCGCCAGCGCCGACACCGGCGTCTCCGTTTTCGACATCTCCAACCCGGGGTCACCGGAGTTCATCCTCAGCCTGCCGGGCAACGGCAACACCAACGTGCACACCGTCCTGGTGGATGGGGACCGTCTGTATGCGTCCGACGTCACCGACTTCGTGGGCAGCACCCGCGTCTACGACATCAGCACGCCGCTGGCGCCCGTCCTGCGGCAGGTCATCACCCTTTCCGAGAGCTCGTCGCTCGGCGGGCCCCATGACTTCTTCGCGTACGAGGGCCGCCTCTATCTCAGCAATGCGTATGGCGGTTACTCCGTCGTGGACGTCACCGACCTGGAGAACGTGCGCCACCTGGGCCAATACACCTACCCGGGGTTCGGCGGCTTCGCGCACCACAGCGCGGTGGGCACCTTCGCGGGCCGCACCATCGCCTTCGAGGGCGGCGAGTTTCCAGGTTCGCACCTGCGCGTGCTGGACGTCACCGACCCGGCGAACATCGTGAAGATTGGCGAGCACCGCATGCGGTACTCCACCTCCATCCACAACATGATTCTCAAGGGCGAGCGGCTGTACGTCGCCTGGTATCACGAGGGCGTGCGCGTGCTGGACGTGGCCAACCCCACCCAGCCCCGGCAGGTGGCGCACTTCAACACCTTCAGGGAGACAGACCCGCACCGGATGGGCGGCGCCTTCGAGGGCGCCATTGGCATCCGCCTGCCCGGGGATGGGTACGTCTACGTGGTGGACACGTCGCGCGGGCTGCTCATCTTCAACGAGCCATGA
- the truB gene encoding tRNA pseudouridine(55) synthase TruB, whose product MGGKLSPGIYRVHKPVGATSFSVVQRFMEEAKAAQPGKRIPVCHGGTLDPFAEGLLLVLVGQAPRLFELLHAVPKVYEAEVVWGTETDTGDLHGRPVLQGDTAALTPGALDAALASFVGWREQVPPATSAKKVGGEPAYRKAHRGEAVELPPSRVYLHAARWLSHDLPRASRLWLSCRGGYYVRSLARDVGRALGCGAHLSTLRRTAIGPWEDPGLGQRVWLHGRDLLPWARVRTLTDAEVGELRRERPVPASGLQPADWTLPPGFPDPEAPIRGFHQGRLAFLLRERDGALWSELELRGGL is encoded by the coding sequence GTGGGAGGGAAACTGAGTCCGGGCATCTACCGGGTCCACAAGCCGGTGGGCGCCACGAGCTTCTCGGTGGTGCAGCGGTTCATGGAGGAGGCGAAGGCCGCGCAGCCGGGCAAGCGGATACCGGTGTGCCACGGCGGGACGTTGGACCCCTTCGCGGAAGGGCTGCTGCTGGTGCTGGTGGGGCAGGCACCGCGCCTGTTCGAGCTGCTGCACGCCGTGCCCAAGGTCTACGAGGCGGAGGTCGTCTGGGGCACGGAGACGGACACGGGAGACCTGCACGGCCGGCCCGTCCTCCAGGGAGACACGGCGGCGCTGACGCCCGGGGCCCTGGACGCGGCGCTGGCGTCCTTCGTGGGCTGGCGGGAGCAGGTGCCTCCGGCCACCAGCGCGAAGAAGGTGGGGGGCGAGCCCGCCTACCGGAAGGCGCATCGGGGAGAAGCCGTGGAGCTGCCGCCCTCGCGCGTGTACCTGCACGCCGCGCGCTGGCTGTCCCATGACCTGCCGCGCGCCAGCCGCCTGTGGCTGAGCTGTCGTGGGGGCTACTACGTGCGCTCGTTGGCCCGCGACGTGGGGCGCGCGCTGGGCTGCGGGGCGCACCTGTCCACCCTGCGGCGCACGGCGATTGGTCCGTGGGAGGACCCGGGGCTGGGGCAACGGGTGTGGCTGCACGGACGCGACCTGTTGCCCTGGGCCCGCGTGCGGACGCTCACGGACGCGGAGGTGGGCGAGCTGCGCCGCGAGCGCCCCGTCCCCGCGAGCGGCCTCCAGCCGGCGGATTGGACGCTGCCCCCCGGCTTCCCGGATCCGGAGGCCCCCATTCGGGGCTTCCACCAGGGGCGCCTCGCCTTCCTGCTACGGGAGCGCGACGGCGCACTGTGGAGCGAGCTGGAGCTGCGGGGAGGGCTGTAG
- the tkt gene encoding transketolase, which produces MTTDKQDVLAINTIRTLAMDAVQQAHSGHPGAPMSLAPVAYQLWQQELRYDPSHPIWPDRDRFILSNGHASMLLYALLHLAGVKRVTREYTVEDAPTVSLEDIKKFRQLDSSTPGHPEYRWTSGVETTTGPLGQGVSNSVGMAMASRWLASYYNRPGFEMFGYDVYAICGDGDLMEGVASEAASIAGHLQLPNLCWIYDSNHISIDGSTDLAFTEDVGRRFEAYGWRVLRVPDANDLNAMGEALRTFKTARGKPTLIIVTTQIAYGAPKLQGSSKAHGEPLGDEEIKGTKRFYGWPEDEKFLVPDGVRERFQERMGARGKQLRTAWEQKFAEYRKQFPELADQLERMQRRDAPQGWDAELPTFPADAKGLATRDSSGKVLNAIAKHYPWLVGGSADLNPSTKTYITGGEAMKPGEYAGRNIHFGVREHAMGSIVNGLCLSKLRGYGATFLIFSDYERPAIRLSALMELPAIHIFTHDSIGVGEDGPTHQPVEQLASLRAIPGIIVLRPGDANEVVESWRVIAQQRKHPVVLVLTRQPVPTLDRSKFGAASGVARGGYVLSEAEGGKPEVILIGTGSEVSLCLDAQEKLKADGIPSRVVSLPSWELFEAQSQEYRDSVLPPSVRARVAVEKGAAFGWERFVGHDGNIVAMRSFGASAPIKALQQKFGFTADHVAQQAKDSLKKTKTRP; this is translated from the coding sequence ATGACAACCGACAAGCAGGACGTGCTGGCCATCAACACCATCCGCACCCTCGCCATGGATGCGGTACAGCAGGCCCACTCGGGCCACCCGGGGGCTCCCATGTCCCTGGCCCCCGTGGCGTACCAGCTCTGGCAGCAGGAGCTCCGGTATGACCCGTCCCACCCCATCTGGCCGGACCGGGACAGGTTCATCCTGTCCAACGGCCACGCCTCCATGCTGCTGTACGCGCTGCTCCACCTGGCCGGGGTGAAACGCGTCACGCGGGAGTACACCGTCGAGGACGCGCCCACCGTGTCGCTCGAGGACATCAAGAAGTTCCGGCAGCTCGACTCGTCCACCCCGGGCCACCCCGAGTACCGGTGGACCAGCGGCGTGGAGACGACCACCGGCCCCCTGGGCCAGGGCGTGTCCAACAGCGTGGGCATGGCCATGGCCAGCCGCTGGCTCGCGAGCTACTACAACCGCCCCGGCTTCGAGATGTTCGGCTACGACGTCTACGCCATCTGCGGCGACGGCGACCTGATGGAGGGCGTGGCGTCCGAGGCGGCGTCCATCGCCGGCCACCTCCAGCTGCCCAACCTGTGCTGGATCTACGACAGCAACCACATCTCCATCGACGGCAGCACCGACCTGGCCTTCACCGAGGACGTGGGCCGGCGCTTCGAGGCCTACGGCTGGCGCGTGCTGCGCGTGCCGGACGCCAACGACTTGAACGCCATGGGTGAGGCGCTGCGCACCTTCAAGACGGCGCGCGGCAAGCCCACGCTCATCATCGTCACCACCCAGATTGCCTACGGCGCGCCCAAGCTCCAGGGCTCCTCCAAGGCCCACGGCGAGCCGCTGGGCGACGAGGAAATCAAGGGCACCAAGCGCTTCTACGGCTGGCCCGAGGACGAGAAGTTCCTGGTCCCCGACGGCGTGCGCGAGCGCTTCCAGGAGCGCATGGGCGCTCGGGGCAAGCAGCTGCGCACGGCGTGGGAGCAGAAGTTCGCCGAGTACCGCAAGCAGTTCCCCGAGCTGGCCGACCAGCTGGAGCGCATGCAGCGCCGCGACGCGCCCCAGGGCTGGGACGCGGAGCTGCCGACGTTCCCCGCCGACGCCAAGGGACTGGCCACGCGCGACTCCAGCGGCAAGGTGCTCAACGCCATCGCCAAGCACTACCCGTGGCTGGTGGGCGGCTCGGCGGACCTCAACCCGTCCACGAAGACGTACATCACCGGCGGAGAGGCGATGAAGCCGGGCGAGTACGCGGGGCGCAACATCCACTTCGGCGTGCGCGAGCACGCGATGGGCTCCATCGTCAACGGCCTGTGCCTGAGCAAGCTGCGCGGCTACGGCGCCACGTTCCTCATCTTCAGTGACTACGAGCGCCCCGCCATCCGCCTGTCCGCGCTGATGGAGCTGCCCGCCATCCACATCTTCACCCACGACTCCATTGGCGTGGGCGAGGACGGCCCCACCCACCAGCCGGTGGAGCAGCTGGCGTCGCTGCGCGCGATTCCCGGCATCATCGTGCTGCGCCCCGGTGACGCCAACGAGGTGGTCGAGTCGTGGCGGGTGATTGCCCAGCAGCGCAAGCACCCGGTGGTGCTGGTGCTCACGCGCCAGCCCGTGCCCACGCTGGACCGCAGCAAGTTCGGCGCGGCGTCCGGCGTGGCTCGCGGCGGCTACGTGCTGTCCGAGGCGGAGGGCGGCAAGCCGGAGGTCATCCTCATCGGCACCGGCAGCGAGGTGTCGCTGTGCCTGGACGCCCAGGAGAAGCTCAAGGCGGACGGCATCCCTTCGCGCGTGGTCAGCCTGCCGTCGTGGGAGCTGTTCGAGGCGCAGTCCCAGGAGTACCGGGACAGCGTGCTGCCTCCGTCCGTGCGCGCCCGCGTCGCGGTGGAGAAGGGCGCCGCCTTCGGCTGGGAGCGCTTCGTGGGGCATGACGGCAACATCGTCGCCATGCGCAGCTTCGGCGCCTCCGCGCCCATCAAGGCGTTGCAGCAGAAGTTCGGCTTCACCGCGGACCACGTGGCACAGCAGGCGAAGGACTCGCTGAAGAAGACGAAGACGCGGCCGTAG
- a CDS encoding vWA domain-containing protein: MFLPFFYELRRRGLKVGAQEALALAGALRAGLHDSHLDGFYHVARALLVHSETQLDAFDQAFLAHFQGVESASLELTQELLHWLEEARERPDLSPEEVALLEQLDPEEIRRLFEERLKEQKERHDGGNRWVGTGGTSPFGNNGFGREGIRVGGGAGNRQGRALMQAGARKYAGYRDDVVLDTRQMAVALRKLRAFARDGAPDELDVDESIAATARNAGELEVVTRPPRRPNTRVVLAMDVGGSMDPYAALVSRLFSVASQATHFKELRTYYFHNCVYGKLYATPQLTGGITVPELVAQVGRHHKLVMVGDASMAPYELSIRTDAQGHYKTDGLEGLTWLMQLAQHFERNVWLNPEPMGTWRSGTISVIARVFPMFALTVEGLGEAVTHLTRGRTVRGAAARR, translated from the coding sequence ATGTTCCTGCCCTTCTTCTACGAGCTGCGCCGGCGCGGGCTGAAGGTCGGCGCCCAGGAGGCGCTGGCGCTGGCTGGCGCGCTGCGAGCGGGCCTGCACGACAGCCACCTGGACGGCTTCTACCATGTGGCCCGGGCGCTGCTCGTGCACTCGGAGACGCAGCTGGATGCGTTCGACCAGGCCTTCCTCGCCCACTTCCAGGGCGTGGAGTCGGCGAGCCTGGAGCTGACGCAGGAGCTGCTCCACTGGCTGGAGGAGGCCCGCGAGCGGCCCGACCTGAGCCCCGAGGAGGTCGCGCTGCTGGAGCAGCTGGACCCGGAGGAGATTCGCCGGCTCTTCGAGGAGCGCCTGAAGGAGCAGAAGGAGCGCCACGACGGTGGCAACCGCTGGGTGGGCACTGGCGGCACGTCGCCCTTCGGCAACAACGGCTTTGGCCGTGAGGGCATCCGCGTGGGCGGCGGCGCGGGCAACCGCCAGGGCCGCGCGCTGATGCAGGCCGGCGCCCGGAAGTACGCCGGCTATCGCGACGACGTGGTGCTGGACACGCGGCAGATGGCGGTGGCACTGCGCAAGCTGCGCGCCTTCGCCCGGGACGGCGCGCCAGACGAGCTGGACGTGGACGAGTCCATCGCCGCGACCGCGCGCAACGCCGGTGAGCTGGAGGTGGTGACACGGCCGCCGCGACGCCCCAACACGCGCGTGGTGCTGGCCATGGACGTGGGCGGCTCCATGGACCCGTACGCGGCGCTGGTGAGCCGGCTGTTCAGCGTGGCCAGCCAGGCGACGCACTTCAAGGAGCTGCGCACCTACTACTTCCACAACTGCGTCTACGGAAAGCTCTACGCCACGCCGCAGCTCACGGGCGGAATCACGGTGCCGGAGCTGGTGGCCCAGGTGGGACGGCACCACAAGCTGGTGATGGTGGGGGACGCCTCCATGGCGCCCTACGAGCTGTCCATCCGCACCGACGCGCAGGGGCACTACAAGACGGACGGGCTGGAAGGGCTGACGTGGCTGATGCAGCTGGCGCAACACTTCGAGCGCAACGTGTGGCTCAACCCGGAGCCCATGGGCACGTGGCGCTCGGGGACCATCTCCGTGATTGCCCGCGTGTTCCCCATGTTCGCCCTGACGGTGGAGGGCCTGGGTGAAGCCGTCACGCACCTGACGCGCGGACGGACCGTGAGGGGCGCGGCGGCGCGGCGCTGA
- a CDS encoding AAA family ATPase, whose translation MSQAPTPVRFKGTDTYLTHESLQAAVNCALTLQRPLLVKGEPGTGKTLLAEAIAEALGHRLITWHVKSTTRAQDGLYVYDTVQRLYDSRFNDGDVRDIRKYIRQGPLGEAFSSPERVVLLIDEVDKADLEFPNDLLHELDRMRFRVTETGDEVVAKHRPVVVITSNNEKELPDAFLRRCVFHFIDFPDAELMRRIVGVHHPGLDSALSEQALKVFYELRSFTRLRKKPSTSELIDWIAVLKAQGVNDLKLDEQLPFLGALLKKEQDLVSVAEAFGRGRRPRA comes from the coding sequence ATGAGCCAGGCGCCCACTCCCGTCCGCTTCAAAGGCACCGACACCTACCTGACCCACGAGAGCCTCCAGGCCGCGGTCAACTGCGCGCTCACCCTCCAGCGCCCCCTGCTGGTGAAGGGCGAGCCCGGCACCGGCAAGACGCTGCTGGCGGAGGCCATCGCCGAGGCCCTGGGGCACCGGCTCATCACCTGGCACGTGAAGAGCACCACCCGCGCGCAGGACGGCCTCTACGTCTACGACACCGTGCAGCGCCTGTATGACTCGCGCTTCAACGACGGGGACGTGCGAGACATCCGCAAGTACATCCGCCAGGGGCCGCTGGGTGAGGCCTTCTCCTCCCCCGAGCGCGTGGTGCTGCTCATCGACGAGGTGGACAAGGCGGACCTGGAGTTCCCCAACGACCTGCTCCACGAGCTGGACCGGATGCGCTTCCGCGTCACCGAGACGGGTGACGAGGTGGTGGCGAAACACCGCCCCGTGGTGGTGATTACATCCAACAACGAGAAGGAGCTGCCGGACGCCTTCCTGCGCCGGTGCGTGTTCCACTTCATCGACTTCCCGGACGCGGAGCTGATGCGCCGTATCGTCGGCGTGCACCACCCGGGCCTGGACAGCGCGCTGTCCGAGCAGGCGCTGAAGGTCTTCTACGAGCTGCGCAGCTTCACCCGCCTGCGCAAGAAGCCCTCCACCAGTGAGCTCATCGACTGGATTGCCGTGCTCAAGGCCCAGGGCGTCAACGACCTCAAGCTGGACGAACAGCTCCCCTTCCTGGGCGCGCTGCTGAAGAAGGAGCAGGACCTGGTCTCCGTGGCGGAGGCCTTCGGGCGTGGGCGCCGTCCCCGGGCCTGA
- a CDS encoding cell wall protein, giving the protein MSIANALGEVFRRELDAQLVPLQQAVRRMEEGLEALELLREVTHRLAPLTSRLGAMAGVRTPTELPASTRGGRKQVVAAPRGRAAVGRPVAAKPVVSQARAEEGTRACAVIGCERPSRSKGYCSAHYQKLRLLMRTNRRPSAWKDDALPQSVEDVTLPRGRAASKALREGGARKKAPAPVVAPPPAEEKAPAAAKKSAGRKAAGAKKAARAKKAPAAAKKSVAKKAPAAKKAAAKGGRQVKTTKAKAGAGKRKKGRSSSQGSLF; this is encoded by the coding sequence ATGTCCATTGCGAATGCTCTTGGCGAAGTCTTCCGGCGCGAACTCGATGCGCAGTTGGTCCCGTTGCAGCAGGCGGTCCGGCGCATGGAGGAAGGCCTGGAGGCCCTGGAGTTGCTGCGTGAGGTGACGCACCGGTTGGCGCCGCTGACCAGCCGTCTCGGCGCCATGGCGGGAGTGCGGACGCCCACGGAGCTGCCCGCGTCCACGCGCGGAGGCCGCAAGCAGGTGGTCGCGGCGCCAAGGGGTCGCGCAGCCGTGGGCCGGCCCGTGGCCGCGAAGCCGGTCGTCAGTCAGGCGCGCGCGGAGGAGGGCACCCGGGCGTGCGCCGTCATCGGCTGCGAGCGCCCCAGCCGTTCCAAGGGGTACTGCTCGGCGCACTACCAGAAGCTGCGGTTGCTGATGCGGACCAACCGTCGCCCGTCGGCGTGGAAGGACGACGCGCTTCCGCAATCGGTGGAGGACGTGACGCTGCCGCGTGGCCGCGCCGCCAGCAAGGCGCTGCGTGAGGGCGGGGCCAGGAAGAAGGCCCCGGCCCCCGTGGTGGCGCCGCCGCCCGCCGAGGAGAAGGCGCCGGCCGCCGCGAAGAAGTCAGCGGGTCGGAAGGCCGCGGGCGCGAAGAAGGCCGCACGGGCGAAGAAGGCCCCGGCCGCCGCGAAGAAGTCGGTGGCCAAGAAGGCGCCGGCCGCGAAGAAGGCCGCGGCCAAGGGTGGGCGCCAGGTCAAGACCACCAAGGCGAAGGCTGGAGCCGGCAAGCGCAAGAAGGGCCGCTCTTCCTCCCAGGGCTCGCTGTTCTGA
- a CDS encoding 3-oxoacyl-ACP synthase III family protein has translation MTPNVCVVGAGAFVPSRVVSNERIARAIPGWPAERIEEKVGIRERRFLWDIDEATGRAIPPPENDGHVYPANNTDMCEVALQKALAQAGVDAKELDALFVVTCTPDAPHFNHDAMELHRRLELREDAFGLVVDDGCGGTPYVLDMVKKMMDGGRFRTVAVVASAFTSPLVNREVYTDELPPGPGRSKTLQGYLSMYVFGDGAGAVVLQSKPGASGAEGILASFSGNAYGDLVIRKGGGLLKLPYQPGRMRPADMAFVVDGFRVARSYPEYMQKCLDAVLGPRPELRSKVERYYFHQPNKRVMDAFVERAGLPREAVACNVDRYGNTSAAGMLILLAEDLEAGRVRLGSGDLVVVAAVGANVHYGAQLVRL, from the coding sequence ATGACACCCAATGTCTGTGTCGTCGGAGCCGGTGCCTTCGTTCCTTCACGCGTGGTGAGCAACGAGCGGATCGCCAGGGCCATCCCAGGGTGGCCGGCGGAGCGCATCGAGGAGAAGGTCGGCATCCGCGAGCGCCGCTTCCTCTGGGACATCGACGAGGCCACGGGCCGGGCGATTCCGCCGCCCGAGAATGACGGGCACGTCTACCCGGCCAACAACACGGACATGTGCGAGGTGGCGCTCCAGAAGGCACTCGCCCAGGCGGGTGTGGATGCCAAGGAGTTGGACGCGCTCTTCGTGGTGACGTGTACGCCGGACGCGCCGCATTTCAACCACGACGCCATGGAGCTGCACCGGCGGCTGGAGCTGCGCGAGGACGCGTTCGGGCTCGTGGTGGACGACGGCTGCGGTGGCACGCCGTACGTGTTGGACATGGTGAAGAAGATGATGGACGGAGGGCGCTTCCGCACGGTGGCGGTGGTGGCCTCTGCCTTCACGTCTCCGCTGGTGAACCGGGAGGTCTACACGGACGAGCTGCCGCCCGGGCCGGGCCGCTCGAAGACGCTGCAGGGCTACCTCTCCATGTATGTCTTCGGCGACGGCGCGGGCGCGGTGGTGCTCCAGTCGAAGCCAGGAGCGTCGGGGGCGGAGGGTATCCTGGCGTCCTTCTCCGGCAACGCGTACGGAGACCTGGTCATCCGCAAGGGTGGCGGCTTGTTGAAGCTGCCGTATCAGCCGGGGCGGATGCGCCCGGCGGACATGGCCTTCGTGGTGGATGGCTTCCGCGTCGCGCGCAGCTATCCGGAGTACATGCAGAAGTGCCTCGACGCCGTCCTCGGGCCGCGTCCGGAGCTGCGTTCGAAGGTGGAGCGGTACTACTTCCACCAGCCGAACAAGCGAGTGATGGACGCCTTCGTGGAACGGGCGGGACTGCCGCGTGAGGCGGTGGCGTGCAACGTGGACCGCTACGGCAACACGTCGGCGGCGGGGATGCTCATCCTTCTGGCTGAGGACTTGGAAGCAGGACGCGTGCGTCTGGGAAGTGGTGACCTGGTGGTCGTGGCAGCGGTAGGCGCGAACGTCCATTACGGCGCGCAACTCGTGAGGTTGTAA